In Etheostoma cragini isolate CJK2018 chromosome 19, CSU_Ecrag_1.0, whole genome shotgun sequence, the genomic window CAACCGTTATACTCAGGGGAGACATTCAGGCCAAAACTTACTTTTTCGATTTTGAGATTTCGGGCTCGTTTGCGtatataacatgtttttatcagactactgtaaacaaaacatccaaaatactaatggtgggggaaaaaaacgatacagcatagtatcgcgatatgtTTCCATACACAGCTAGGCTACtacagtggcaatactgtacacagacgccaagtattgatctttttatTGTAGCtatgtgtgttggtttgtctgCTTGACCATTTCATTTTGCCACAATACAATTGGAGTAAGGtatacaaacagaaacaaattatCTATTTTAGAAAAATTGTCTTAATATAGGCTACAGGCCGAAGTAATCAACTGGGGACGTTTAAGGTAGGCTACAACAATTCCCTATTCACTTGTCTCCTCTTAAACGAAACAAAGCGTAAACAAATTGCAGTACATATTGTGTTTCGTTTCACACAGAAGATATTCTCACCGCTTAATAGTTTTgttacttattttctttctcttgaaAGCGGCAGTAGGCCCacatgctgcttttattttgaaggtggAATCAGTGAACGAAAGTTACTTTGCATTCTGTCGTTTTGTCTAGCTTGACGCATCACTGCTCCTTTATCAGTCAGCGGAGGTTCGTTTCCCCCACAGGACCGGAACACCTTTCCATCAGCCATGGCTCTTTCGTCATTCATACGAAACACTCCCTCAGAGGATGTGCCCACAGTCCGCTCCGCCGAGACCTGCCCTGCACAACATGTCCAATCTCTAGATTCCTTTAGAAGCTTTCAGCCACAGAATCTAGAGTCCAATTGTCAAACCAAACTAACATTGTTTCCACAGTGTCTGCCATTTAAAATATAGACTTCTACCTACGCATTGCTATACGGAGATCATGTCTTCAGTAGTTTTCACTTCAAATGTGTGGGGTTTAACAGTGGTAGAAGAATTGTTCAGATCTTTTAGTAAAAGCAGCAACAAtaccacagtttaaaaatactctgctaCAGGTAAAAGTTCTGCAATCAATGTTGTATTAACATCAAAGCAAACCATGAGGTTATTGTTAAATGGACTGAGCACTGCTTGTAGCCTCTTTAAGTGGCTTGGCTCAACCTCAGGCATTGAACTGACCATGATCCAAGCCAAACCACCATAAACAATTCTGTTTTCAGAAAAGCCCTTATGTTGTTTGACTCATATAACTGTAACCTCAAAATCACAACTAAAGCCAAGCCTGAGGCTTTCCTGataatgcattttgtttaattctgtgcaaactttaaagttttaaaccagaaagtaacaaagtaaagtaGGCTAACTCAAGTAGCATTTTTTAGGGAGGGTATTATACTTTAAATGGGTTCCTGGGTTTCCATGGATATGTTAGCGTATGCTTCTGATTCACACCACAAATAAAAGGGggatattgtattttttactccaTTGCATtcatttcagacacacacacacacacacacacacacacacacacacaaacacatgcacatatatgtgtgtacatataaatatatatatatatgtagcctatatatatatatatatatatatatatatatatatatatatatatatatattgcgaATTAAGATTTTTcaccacacacaaaacatatagGGCTattgtaaaaacacattgttgaaGATCTCCCAATAACATATAAATTAGTTAAATTAGCTCCACTTCCACCAGTTACAACATTGTGTGCTGCATACACATTCCTAAATCAATACTGATACAATAACATGTGTTGGGCCTATTTTATAGCCTAACACCTTGGCAGGGGCCCATCTGCATAATGGTTATTTATACTATAGGCGTAAGCACAATTTCAAATAAGCTACATAACCTTTACTTGTGATGGACTATTTGTTGTACATGTTAGTGTTACTTCTTTCAGTTAATATATATGAGTGCTTCCTACATAACTGTTACACAACACTTATAATCATTGTTATAATACATTACAGTCAAATCATATAAAACTGCGTCGTTTAGGCAACGGTACTACTTTATTGTACCACCAGCCTGTGGAATGCGCGGAGGGACATGGCAGGGTGAGGCGACTGTTGAATTTTTTCGGCGTGTCTGTCTTCTCCAAGGAGGATACAGGCCGGGTAAACATCCCGCTAGTATTTCAGTACTGGCTGCATAGTCAGTCCCGATTCCATCCGTTTTGTGGCGGTTAACggacacaccaacacacaacgAGCCCTAAAGTAGGCCTAACTGTTAGACCTGGCATGTTTAAATAGACTTGTCGGCTTTCTATCTGCCCCGGACCCCCCTCCATATGGAGCCTTTCATGGCCTCTGCGGTTCACCGGAGTCTCTGCAGCAGACTGGCGTTTACCTCACAGGCTGCGAGTGGGAACTTGCCTGAAAAGCTAACAGAGAAATTCTTCTGGGCTTAGCAGTCAAGCACttcatacaaaaacaatactttgaAGAGCTGCGAGAGCGGCTGTCTGCATTTCTGCTCCACAGGCATGTCTAAAATATCGTatgttcagacacacacataaaacaacctcctcctccacaaTCTATTTCAGTATTTCCCCttaagtgtgcatgtgtttcagTATTTCTCCAAATGACATGCAAACACGTTTAACAACACAGCTTAGATCTGTTCCTTAAaatttttacgtttttttgtttttagtagcATAATTTCATCAGAAAAACTGCACCCAAatacacttgtttttcttttcttttaaagttggGGGTCGAATGAGAGACaggtaaaaaataatgtttaaaattgaaGGCTCTGATATCCTGTCTCGAAGTCCAGGTCAAGCTTTAAAAACCCTGTGTCATACAGTTCCTGTAAGGCAACTCAATAACAACCCTCATTAGCCCATAGGTTTCAAAGATAGGGCTCGGGGTCACCCAGGGGGTCTCAAAATAAATCTTGTCTTTCAAAACGTCTCGGTCTCCAGTCTCAAATTGATGTTACCCTCTTGATCCTCTTGACATTGATGTATAATTAGTGGAGTGCtcctttaatgtgttaatgCAATCCCTAATAGTTTATTTCAGATAATCAGCACTGTCAATAGCATGTAGGTCTACTTTCCCTCGAGCAGGGCTAAAAGTAAAGCAGAGCAGTTTTACGTACCTTATACAGCCTATTAGGTAAACTCAATGTGCTTACATTGAAATTATACAGCAACAAGTAACATGTACAGTAGACAAAGGAAAAAAGTCTATTTCAATGATGATCTCCAATGGAATGGGCCTGTTATAGGGGCCCTGGGGCAAAATAATTAGCTGTTGGGCCCCTATTGAAACACTACTACCAGGTCTCTGCCCTCTGTTGCCTCAGTGCACAGAGCACAGATAGCTATGCATCTCTATTTAGCGTCTTGTGCTGGACTGGAGTTGGACGCTGCTAGATACTGAACGGAGAAAGGGATTTGCACAGAATCAGACAATTGGGTCTGGGTAATAGTAGGCCTATGGCTTATGCCCTGAATGGGATGAATTTGGGTGGACACTAAATAAAACTCACCATTAGAAAAGGTACTAGTCCCAGAAGGTGGCAGCAATGCAACATTACGGCTGCCAACTGCCGTAATACTCcgaagaagaagagacagaagaacaGTGCATCTTGAGCCCCGCCTGGTGGTCAATAAGTGTGAAGGCAACATGGCGGCCCCCGTGAGGACATTGTGCTGTTCAGGTGAGACAGAGGTTATTCGCtaaatatgttgtgtgtgtgaggcccATTAAAACCGTAAAGTTGAGCTTCGCTGCTGTAAAAATCTTCTTGTACTGCCGCTGCCTGTTTGAATAAGCACCGTAACGGTACATGCATTAACGAGCATCAAGGCTAACGCTGCTGCTAACAGTGCTGTCATGCAAACTCTTTAATAACgctgcctttttttctgtttatggTTATTTTTGCACGATTTTGCTCAGGTGACACACTAAGGAGATAAAATACCACTAAACGTTTTTTACATATGGACTACTAATATGTGTCTGCTCATAAAAAGTGTACCCTGGGTGTCTAGAGGTGACTTAAgggctgtttgtgtctctgaaCTTGTTGTTTTCCAGTGTTGAGGCACTCCAGCAGGCAGTTCAGCACAACATGTGGCGTACAGGCTGGAGAGAAATGGAGGAAAGAGTAAgtttacttttgaaaaactaATTCTGTGTGCATCCCATAACTCATGTTTAGCATGAAACATGACAACACATAAAAGTATGCACAAGCCTAATaagtttgcttgtttttttctgagtgATACTGTTGGTGTATGAAGCTGCATTAGCAGTatacctttttcacagcaggcTTACCATGTTAGGAATTAGGAAGCCCACATATTAACTAATGAGATTAAAAACGGCACAATTCCTAATTTTACTTctcaaagtctgtttacaggtaTTGGGTAGTATGACAGCATATGCTAAAACAGGTTGTGTCATTAACTGAGGCTTTTATCCGAAACTACTTCCAATTCAGTGCTTTGAACCTTGACGGTGCAAACTCCAGAGAACAAGtagtaagtgcaagtacattaggtttaaataaccaaaactacaaagagccatTACAAAGTGCAGCTTTAGGAATATATAGTGGGGAGCCAGGGAAGGGCTCTCCTACCAAAGACCTGACAATAACAATTGACAACTCTGTGGTAGTCCCCACCCAAACTGATAGAAACCTGGGTGGGAAACTTGACGCCCAACTCTCCTTCACTGCCAACATTGCTGCAACTACCGGTTTGTGTAGATACATGCTGTATACTATAAGAAGGATACGTCCCCTTCTAACACAGAAGACTGCTCAGGTTCTGGTACAAGCTCTAGTCACGTCTAGACTACTGCAACTCCCTCCTGGCTGGCCTGCCTGCATGTGCCATCCGATCCCGGCAGCTTATTCAGAACGCAGCAGCTTGACTTCCCTGGAGAAAAGGAGCACAGTCTCAGTCAAGGTTGAGTTTCAGATTTGGTTCTGGTTTGTGGACATCCAAGAAGAAATGTCAGTCAGACAGGGCGAGATACTACTACTCTTGCTGTTGCTTGCGTTTCAGACTCAAGCACAAAGCTGTGTGAGTAAATGCCGGACCAGAGAGAGTTGGTGTACAGAGAGGGGACCCAGGACAGATCCCTGAGGAACCCCAATTTTGAGTGGGCAAGGTTCTGAGACAGATCCTCTCCAGCTTACCCGGTAGGTTTGGGCTGCCGGGTAAGAGGCCTGAGACACGCAGATCCTGGAGTGTTTAAATGATGATCTGGTTGTTCACTGTGTCAAAGGCAGCAGAAATGTCCAGAAAGATGACGACGGAAGAGAGTGAGGTTGCTCTTGCGATGTGAAGCTGCACAGTGACCGCAAGGAGGGCAGTTTTGGTGAAGTGGCCGGTCTTGACATCAGGCTGGTGGGGATCAAGAAGGCGTTTCTGGTGGAGATTAATGGAGAGTTGATTCTAAATGGCATGCTCAAGAGTTTGGGATAGAAATGGAAGAAGGGTCTGTGGTTATTTACCTCAGATGAGTGTTGGATTTTTGAGTTGTGGATTTATTTATGAGGCTATTGTTCATACAAGTGTgacaatggaaaacaaaatgggTTTTTggagtgagttttttttttctttctctgtagcCTTATCTCAGCTTCAAGCTAGTATCTCACAGCTTCCCGCTTctaacccacaaacacaccagaAACAACAGTCAGCGGtcctgttgcattgtgggtgcTCGTTTTTGAGTAAGAATGTGTGGAATAAAGAGACAATTTCTGGTACTTCTGCATTAATTTTCATAACAAAACATGATTCTggaaatgttgtaaaaatgaaaaatgctaaatctgtgatttttatttttgtgatttttccaTTCTGTGGTTACCGtggaacatttttgtttgtttgcaggcATGGACTTTCCCGAAGCGGCACAGAATATGGCCCCCTGACAGATCTGCCTGATTGGTCCTTTGCcggtattgtttttttaggcttttttttttttttttttttatggagtCAGAGATATTAGGAGgtattttaaagcaacaaaggCTTAATTCTGAGCTCACAAAAGGTCAACAGTGACTCATGCTCTTTATTTCTGTAATTGAGTTCACTTGACATTGAAattataagaaaagaaaaaaacatttagctaTTGCCTCTCATCTGATGGATTTTATTAGACCATTTCATTATAAGATTTGATACAGCTTTGCaccatactttaaaaaaaacgtaataaagTCAGGATAACACAATAACCATTGTGGTCTAATTTCGATAGTTGGTGAAAAAGGATGCCATGTTTTAATCCTTTACGCACTTTGTAATTTCTTGGGTTTCTTCTTGTTTGTGTATCTTGACAGATGGGAGACTGGCACCTCCAATGAAGGGACAGCTGAGAAGAAAGCAAGAGAGGGAAGTTTTAGCTGTGAGTATCAACatattagcttttttttcctgtcatctTCTTCATGTGTTCCTCCATGCTTTTGTCTGTAACCTTGGCGATCTTTCTTGCAGAGACGTATCGTGATGCTGAACTCGGAGGTGGACAGAGGGATGGAGGCATGGAGCGAAAAATGTGAAGAAGCCAAAAGAATTGACGAGCACAAAAAGTCCCTTTTACTCAAACCTAAAGGGAAGTtgttaatgaagaaaaaaatctaaaagttaGAATTATCATTGTAATCATGTTGCCATGTGCTTATTGTGAGAAATATGTTGATTTCAGTCTATTGAATATATTTCAATAGACTGAAATAGAGTTGTGGGTTTTCTCCTGCTTTACAGGTTGTTTTTCACTATTTGTGGATTTCTGCAgtacattttatgatttatactttaaatacaATTCTGTTATAATCATGAATTTGTGGGCTGTATCATTTTAAAGACTAATTGAGTTTCTCTCAGCTTCCAGTAGAATGCagcatttctct contains:
- the mrpl52 gene encoding 39S ribosomal protein L52, mitochondrial, which encodes MAAPVRTLCCSVLRHSSRQFSTTCGVQAGEKWRKEHGLSRSGTEYGPLTDLPDWSFADGRLAPPMKGQLRRKQEREVLARRIVMLNSEVDRGMEAWSEKCEEAKRIDEHKKSLLLKPKGKLLMKKKI